In Lolium perenne isolate Kyuss_39 chromosome 5, Kyuss_2.0, whole genome shotgun sequence, the sequence TcataggcgtccttctgcgcggtagagatgcaatgatccggttggattccaacctgcgcgaagtatctgccttgctctgctgcttcattgctgaggcaacAAGTGTACAGACGTAGTCAATGTCGATCTCCTCATCCTTCTTTTTTTAAGATCTCTgcagccttcttcatgttatcctttggagttgcgaatGGCTGTTGCTCGgtgggagttgcgaaggtgatcttgcgaGGAGCTACAGCTTCTCGCCTGATTCTATCAGCCTCCTGTTGAGCCTCGGTGATCTTGTCTTCCCAGTGCTTCCGGAGTTGCTTGACCTTTGCCAATGATTCGTCCACCTGACGCTCTCGCTTGAGAAAATTATCCACAAAGTTCGCGGCCTCCTTCCTCTCGTCTAGCATTGCTGCTGCGGTGGTGGCGAATTTTTTGGCTGTCGCCAGCATCTCCTATCTCTTGGCTTCTAGAGCTTCCGCATTTGCTGCGTCTTCAGGGGTTATGGGTTTGTTGAGGATATCCGAGTGTgcgattgcatccatgcctgcctgctcaaccagttcttctggggacaggACTTCCTTCTGCGGTCGTTCCCGCGATAGCGGAGATCCTGCATTGGATGGCTGTGGATCGGAGTGGGTATTCTCATCTTCCGATTCCCGCTGGtccagcgccgccaaggttgcgaggacctgcttaggctgggcggattcgaCTTCAGGTTGATCACCGCCTCCAAATTCCTTCAGCTTccgatcgaactcttcagtatccatggaaGAGGTatcgccggaaattgggcttaggttgcccaggatcgattcttcaaccggagcgtcgctttctccgacagcctcctgctgatccggagcggcgctgttttccggtgcctcaacctgcatggggcCAGCTCctacttcttgaggggcggctcctgcggtatgggctaagaagtgcacgaagtggcacctttgcttctctaacacctgggagacccaggaggatctgcattggtcttccacctttatttcctgctcaggggcggatagggtgggttttgatttttctagatctaaggcggaatcttcgctAGGAAGTTccagcatctcagatcggatcttcccgactgcgtcctgctaagcggcggtcgcgtcagcgttacttaccagtgcgttcccgtcggaatcgatggtttcaccgatgaagatgtgaatgccgccaactgggatgatggagagcttgatggggttggtcctagccggaatccagcactcgtcctgagggacgatcggaaagtttccGTCGTAAAGatcacgccccacagcgatggagtcgtcgtagcttcccatggcggaaccctcccggttctggcctctagacgccgctggccccacggtgggcgctaactgtcgttgcctattcgacggtgcctcggaggagggatcctcacgagggggagaagaagtaggggccatagggcggagtgcacacgggacggtggtacgcgatttacccagcttcggaacacctgcacgatggcaaggcctactgctgcttgtctggaattatctgggcgctttcgcgttgttacaatgagttgtggttgtgcctctaggctcccgggatccgacttataaaggcgcacgaatctaggatttacatggagagtcctagccggaatacaagttgcctaactatggtataatatcttgccgcgtacgtcaaggatccgccttccttcaggaccgtgctggatccggatacttcatgggccttcacggatccggcctccttcgtaggtcggttgggatccggcttcctgttcctgggctggacttcatccttcaggatctacagcaactgggccgcccgatgggccacatgccacataacCATCTGTgggccgggcttgccggatctaggccatgccgttgatatacccataaagtatacccacaacagtatatGTCACGGCTGAACTAGTATCGAACCTTGACCGACGTTGGTCGATTTCATTAGAAACGCCTCAAATGGCTTCTTCTCCAAAAAAGCCAAACTCTAATATCTTTGTGTGATGGTGATATATGGTGCTAGGATGTGTATTTGGCTTTGGTAAACATCACTATCAAGCTCATCGAGATCACCCCTCTTTATAATGCGGTGTTTTCTATTTGACGCAAGCATTAATACGCTAGAGAGGAATAAAAAAGGAAAACTATAACACATCTCCTCTGCAACTAATGGGGGGTCTCGAATCATCTTCCATCATCACATTATTACATATATAAAAGATGACCCCTTTTGCTAAAATTTTAGCAGTTTGAGAACTGTTGATGGTAGCATTTTATCCACATAGCGATGGACACGTAATCTATTTTCACTGTAGGTGGAGATCTGTTACTGCAGATCTACGAATGTGCTTGGTTTTGTTTCCCTTTCTTTTTGCATGTGAATCCCATAGAAACCGGCAGCTTTCGGTAGTCTTCCGGTTATCTGACTATATGCATCTTCTCTTTTTTTCCTCCGTACCCTTGATTTCCGGTAGTCCATCTTCGTTTTCATCCGTCTATTTTCTTTACAATAGTTAAAGCGGTAGGCAAATCGGTAGCGGCAGTCAAAGCGGTGGCACGTAAATCGGCAGTCAAAGCCGTGGTAGCTATACCCACCAGCGAACAATTCCGTGGTCTCCGGACTCTTCCGCACGACCTCCTCCATTGAAGTGCTCCCTAACCAATCGCCACCTCCACCGCCCACAACACCTCATCCCGCCGTCGCGACGCCATATTTTGGTCCCAGCCGACGGAAGCCGGGCACATCTACCTGCAAGGTAGGAAGACACGGGCCGATGGGCGCTCGCCCAGCGGCAAGCCGGCAACGCAGCTCGACGGGACGAGCAGCAGCGCCGGCAAGAATTTGGTGCCGATGGGAGCTCGCCCAGCGGCGACGCAGCTCCACGGGACGAGCAGCAGCGCTGGCAAGAATTTGGGGCCGTACTCTCTGCTCTGTGGACTACGACACCCCCTCCCTCGGTGAGATATCTTCTCCCCTTGCTCTCTCATCTCCGTTTCTTTCCCCTCTTTTTTTCCTCACCCATGGGTCCGAAAAGTTTTAGGAAGGGCGTGACGGCTGGCGTGTGTGTGGGTCAGCGACGAGCTCGAGGCCACACAACAGAGGTGCCTAGCGTTGGACGCGCCAGCCGGATGTATACGTCGCTGGAGGCCTTTGAGGGCCGACGGGCGGCCGTGGCGAATCAGAGGCGGGCTCACCCTGGAGCTCCACGCCCTCAATTCTATGGCGTGCGGCGGCCCGAGCGCATCCCCGACCACGACGGCGCAATGACCAGTGCACACTAGGAGATGGACCTCCGCCAGTGTCTCCTCCACGGGCAATATTAAGCCGTCCTTCACCGCCAGCGACGGCGGCGCACACGTCAATACAAAAGGCTGCGCGAGACGACCCCATCTCTTCTGCAGATGCGTGTCCTCCGCCTGTGCCTTTGTAAGTTTTAACTCCTACTCTGTCTGACTGTCTCTCAACGTATTTCTCTCTTTTTCTAACTCGGGAGCAGCTAATGAGGTGCAGGCGGCCAGGAGGCACAAGGAGCAGTGAGGTCGGTGGTGCTACAAATCCTTACGTATTTGATGGAATGTCCCACACGTACTAAggttcagttttttttttttgttgacaATTCAGGTTCAGCTTTTTTGGTTGctcttttctctctctttttgttGTAGCCAAATTACTCATCCTTAGGTTTCATTTATCATACACCATTATATCTTGCAGCTGGCGAGATGGATGGTGTGCTCAGTCCAAGAAGAGTGGTGTTATTACCAAGAAGTAGACTTCTGTCAATTGTTCTCGAGGTCAATTTTTAAATGGGGATCCTTGGTCCTCTCTCCATGTACAAAACGTCAGTTGCCTTACTCCATGGATTTGGCCACATCCTCCCAACATTGGTTCTTAATCGTTTTGTATCTTCTGTTGCTTTTGCTTCATATGTTGAATTTCAGACTTTTTGAATTACGCGTCTCTGCTCTCACACAAATAGGTCAACTTCTTTTGGTACTACATGAAATAGTTTCAGAGTTCATGATGGGCTTAATAAAGAGTTTGCTACTTGGTGAGCTTAGTGCAAAATCCTTATAGGTGCTAAAATGTTCCTACCTGCAAGGGTCTATATAGTAGCATGATTAGGATAAACGGGGAAACAAAAACTGCTTAAAAAATGGTAGTTTAAAAAACACATAAGCTGAATTACCAACTCTTTATTTGGTCATTTCAATAAAAATGAAGCTGCATTACCAACTGTTGGCTCAGTTATACGCATAAAATCACTCCTTACTTAGTTTAGGAAGTGTGGAGGAAGTATATCTTAAGTACATATCTTTTCCTCATACATTACTCATAATGGGGTAAGTTCTTATGGTCAGTATGCATTATCATGTATAAGAGCTAATAATTTTAGTTTTCTTCTTAATTAGCTGATTTACCACTGTTAATTTTATTTTTGCTCAAGAAAAACACTCCGTTATCTTTCTTCATGCAAACGAACTGTTAACCTGGACCAGTATTCAGATAAAATATTTCTCATTAATGATCCCAGAGGGTGATCCGGTATTTCTTAGGTTTATAGGTATATTGCGTTGAGTACCATCTGTCTTTGTCCCTCAGATTAATGTGTACATAGACTCATCTTTTTACGCCCTCTAGGCTAAATTGGACGTGGCCTAGAAATTATATATGGTCAGTTCAATCGTGGTTTCATTGGATAGGATATGCATTACAAGATAGCAAGCACGTCAAGTTAATAAATATGAGACGAGCCTAAACGAGCATACTGAACTTGGATGCCACAAACTTTTCGATTTTGTAGTTTTATATGATTTTATCAGCCTTGCATTCTTAATTTCAGTACTGTAAATGCTGTGACCAGACAAACTACTTCTGCGGAGAACCAGAGTTGAACTAAAAACATCTGACTGAACACCCGCAGATGGTGATCTTACTTATTATTCCATTCATCATGTGCTAACTATTTGAATAGAAACTGTTTTGTGATAAGGGTACAGTGTCTATCCATCAGTCCTATACCCCACTGATAGTATTTTCATAGTCCTTCCAGTTTGCCTACATAGAACCTCCAGTACATTTATGAATAGCTAAAGTCttctttgttcaaaaaaaaagtctTCTTTGTTCAAGTTATCTATTATGGTATATGTTTCCATATGTTTAAAACATCTAGAAAACCAAAGCTAGGATCTGCATGTCTAAAGGAATAGTACAACCTTTGGTTTTTTTAAAGCTTAAAGCTGGAGCCAAATATTCTGTTCAATAAAGCTCTAACCTCGCTTTCCATCTTAAGAATTGTTGGAAGATGTACCTGTGAATCCTCCACACTGTACACCTTGAGGAGCTTGGTCCTCTGCATTATACACCTTCAggagcttgcctttttcttttgtagAACACACTGTGTGATTAAGATTTGGGATATGCTTCGTTGAACTGCTGGCGTTAATTTCTGTAATCTGTAGCCACTGGCTCATGTCCAAGATCGAAGCTACTCGGCTGCAATCGGATCGCGGGGGCTGTGGCTGCGACCATTGGCGGGATCCTGCAGTAGGAGCACATCCACATGACCGTGAGCAGAGTGGTTGCGTGCAGTGTTCAGGAAGTTCAGAGTAACTATTATAAACTCGAAGGCTGCTCATGAAAGCGAATGTTCAGAGTAACTATTATAAATTTCAGTTGTAGGTTTACCAAGAAAAAACTTCAACAATTAATCATAAGGCATACTTTTAATCCAAGATCAGGAAGTGTAATACAGTATGATATAACTCACCAGTTTATTCATAATTTTCTCTAGAAGGATTACTAGCGGATCAGTATTTCTGGTACCATAGTACCTGATATGTTCATTGAATTGCATGTTGGGTAAATTCAGCTCAAGCATAATCTCACCTAATTTACCTTTTGGTTCTCTCCATGCTGCTAGCCTTTCCATGGCTCTTAATATTGGTACCCTGCGTAGGTGACCTTCTTGCACACTTAAAGTTTAGTAGTGTTGATGCCAGATGGATCAGACGAAGTAATTGCATAGCATCTATAGAAAGGCATATACATATGTACAATGTTGAGTGCCTTACAAGGGTTACATTAAATGTCTTATCTTACGACTATTATAAATGTTACTAAACATTCTTTTGTTGAAAGTATAAACTTCTATTTTCCTGTTGTGAGGGTAATAGCCATACTAATCAGAAAATAAATTTGGTATTTGCTCACGGATATGGCAAGTAAATATGTTTTGCTCTGCCATGTGAACTTTTATACTTTCTCTGAGGGCTCCGCATAATTCAATGTTTTCAGAGTAGATGCCCATTTAGTAATTTGGTAAGTAGGTATTCTTGATAAACTCTGAAAGGATATTGATAACAACTAAAAATATAACTTATAGATATATTATTAAAAATTCTTTCTAAATTTGACTTCTCCATTCCGTTCAACTCTTCTGTACATCTCATATAGAATGGAACCGCTCCTTTTCCACTAGCTCTTATTACTTACTCTTATCGTGCATCGACGCAGGTCAGAAGAAGTGCAAGCTTAACCATTCTTTTCTGGATTTATTTGCGCCTACAGGTTTGTATGAATAGTAGGTGCATATGAATAGTAGGTGTCACATACACTTCCATGCCAATATCATGTCACAACAAATCTCAACTGGTTGTAAAAATTCATGTAGGTGTCATTGTTCTCATAGCAAACAACATCATTTGAGGCCAGGTCTGCGTCTTCCGTTAGGTTTCCAAATGGTTGAATTTTTGCTGCAGTCCATGCAAATTCGGAAGAACCTGTGGAGCTTTCTTTATGGACCATGATAGATTCACATCTGTCATTTTCAGGCCAGACTAACAGTACATGCCTACCTAGGTGTGTTGTTTAACTAAGGATTCATTCAGTGCTTGAAAATAATCTACTTTCCATGATGTTCACCCCGCTTTCGGAAGTGCATCAGATATGTATAACTTTCCTTTTGATCATTCCAACTAGCATGCAATTAAATGCTTTTTTATTTGAAACAACTTGGTCAACACAAAATTGCTAGATGAACACATGGCGAAACATTCCCACCAGCGCGGTGTACCGCCGTGTGAAGGCCTGATATGCGTATACCTGTATACCTATTCTTTTCACTGCAGTGTATTGTATTCATATGGTGCAATGGGTTCAAACATACACCTCAGAGAATGTGTACATACAACGCAGTCTGACTGATGCTGCTTCTATTCTTGATTGATGACATGTTTGCATTCACGTATTATGGCTGTCACACTTATTCATAGGTTCGGAAAACTCAATTTATTAATTAGTTAGCTTATTATATATCATATTCTCGCGGAAGTTAACATAAtctcacgggcgcggcgtgcgccgCGCTGAAACTTCCTAGTACATACTAAAACCCGTGTCACTTATAGGTAACATTAGTTCGCAACTTGCTCCATTGTCATCATCAACCAAAATATAGGTTAAGGTTAATGATCCATATTAGAACTGGGCCAAGTTTACCGGCGATAATTAATGACATAATCATAATTCCCATACAAAGTCAACAACGAACGATAAACATGGTTTTGAGTATATAATACTTATATTACTCATAAATATACTTGTTAATCATCAATAATACCTAAACATGGCCATCTAGTATAACCTCGCAGGGCCGGACCTACGAATTTAGGGCCCCGGTGCGAAACAAAAATATCAGGTCCTTTTATTAAAACAAACTACTATCTCCTATCTAAAATATTCGCACAAGTTTAATAGATCTGGATCGATTTTAGTTTACTTTTTACCTAATTCCGCGATAAGTATTTAGAGCGAGAGGAAGTATAAAAAATAGGTAAAATATTATTTGAGTGTGCGGAGCCACCGGTGATACGATATGATACAATGGTGATGGTGATACGTGACATAATTATTCTGCCCTCTTGTCTGATCATGCAAATTATAAAAGCATAATTTGCCAAGGAAAATTGTTGATTAAGTACAAAAATAAATACTACCACCGTGTAAAAATAAATTTAGTTGTTTTGCACTGTGCAATTCGGTATTTGTGAGTGGTTAGTGGCGGATGAAATTTACAGCAATGAGCCAATGACCTACTCAATTGGCCTACCTATTACTGAGACTAAAGCAACGATCGAGGCGGCATTTAGCCGAGTTAATTTAATGGTCAAACGCAGTTGCCGCGCGCGAGACGTAGCGAGATTAGTGCTGGGATCTTTTACCGATTAGTGCTTGATGACCAGGTAGATGCTTCTGTGCACGCTGCGATGGGGCCTCAAAAATTTGAGGGCCCAGTGCGACCGCACTGGTTGCACTACCTCAGAACCGGGCCTGCTTCCTCGCATTGGGACATGGTTAAGCGAACATCATGAATCACACCTTAATTGAAGGGGCAACATCTTGTTTGGCTTCACCTCCTTGCTTCCTCCTCGAGTTTCTACTAGTCGGACAAATCACTCCCTTCTTCCTTGAGGTCTTGCTACCACGTTTGGATCAGCAGGTGGTATCCTTGCCCTTGAATCCGACGAGTGTGCGAGGTAATCTATTGCCATAACATATTTTATTGAAGCAATAACTCATAGGGATATCGTTCCAGTCTAGATCACAGATCCAACTACGATACATGGCTAGAAAACAATCAAATCATCTTTTTAAGTTCGAAGTATCAAAATGGATCCATAGAAAAAAAAGCACCAAAT encodes:
- the LOC127300657 gene encoding uncharacterized protein, with the protein product MRVLRLCLCGQEAQGAVRSVVLQILTYLMECPTRTKLARWMVCSVQEEWCYYQEVDFCQLFSRSIFKWGSLVLSPCTKRQKKCKLNHSFLDLFAPTGVIVLIANNII